The DNA sequence agatgtgtaacagagagatgtgtaacagagagagatgtgtaacagagagagatgtgtgacagagagagatgtgtaacagagagatgtgtaacagagagagatgtgtaacagagagatgtgtaacagagagagatgtgtgtgacagagagagatgtgtaacagagagagatgtgtaacagAGAGATGTGTAATAGAGAGATGtgcaacagagagagatgtgtaacagagagagatgtgtaacagagagagatgtgtaacagagagagatctgtaacagagagagatgtgtaacagagagagatctgtaacagagagagatgtgtaacagagagatgtgtaacagagagagatgtgtaacagAGAGATGTTACCTTCCAGTGTGTGTTGTAGCTCCAGCACCTGGTTGATGAGCCTcgtcttctcctccatctctacctggttctccatgtctcctgacaaacacaaacacactatattactgaacacacacacacactatattactgaacacacacacatacacactatattACTGAACAAACATAACACACACTATATTACCGAACAGACACACACTATattactgaacacacacacacactatattactgaacacacacacactacacactatattactgaacacacataacacacacacactatattactgaacacacactacacactatattACTGAACACAcacgtagacagacagacagacagacagacagacagacagacagacagacagacagacagacagacagacagacagacagacagacagacagacagacagacagacagacagacagacagacagacagacagacagacagacagacagacagacagacagacagacagacagacagacagacagacagacagacagacagacagacagacagacagacagacagacagacagacagacagacagacagacagacagacagacagacagacagacagacagacagacagacagacagacagacagacagacagacagacagacagacagacagacagacagacagacagacagacagacagacagacagacagacagacagacagacagacagacagacagacagacagacagacagacagaggatgtgTTGTTGTTCATTACCATCCATGTGACAGTTCATGGTGAAGTCCTCGTTGTCCTGTTTGGTGAGCAGGACTGCAGTTCCTCTGTCCCCTGTAGACACACATCAAGGTGAGCAAAACATATAGTTAGATCATatgatttatattatattattattatctttaTTTAATTGggtaagtcagttaggaacaaattattatttacaatgacggactacccccggccaaaccctaagcaggacgacgctgggacaatggtgcgccgccctacgggactcccaatcacggacggtggtgatacagcctggaatagaacgagggtctatagtgacgcctctagcactgagacacagtgccttagaccgctgaaccagggtctgtagtgacgcctctagcactgagacgcagtgccttagaccgctgcaccaggttctgtaatgacgcctctagcactgagacacagtgccttagaccgctgaaccagggtctgtagtgacgtctctagaTAAGTGAACACCCCATACTACTATGTTAGCTGGCTAACATCATCTACATACCCAAACAAGAAGACAGAGGAAGACATAACAGGCCAAGATGACAAATGAtgctagctgtctctctagctgttacaGTAACTAAACAACAACACACCCAAGACCAGCcagctagctgtctctctagctgttacaGTAACTAAACAACAACACACCCAAGACCAGCcagctagctgtctctctagctgttacaGTAACTAAACACACCCAAGACCAGCCAGCtggctgtctctctagctgttacagtaactaaacacacccaagaccagccagctagctgtctctctagctgttacagtaactaaacaacacacccaagaccagctagctagctgtctctctagctgttacagtaactaaacaacacacccaagaccagccagctagctgtctctctagctgttacagtaactaaacaacacacccaagaccagctagctagctgtctctctagctgttagAGTAGCTAAACAACAACACACCCAAGACCAGCcagctagctgtctctctagctgttacagtaactaaacaacacacccaagaccagccagctagctgtctctctagctgttacaGTAGCTAAACATCACACCCAAGACCAGCcagctagctgtctctctagctgttacagtaactaaacacacccaagaccagccagctagctgtctctctagctgttacagtaactaaacaacacacacaagaccagccagctagctgtctctctagctgttacagtaactaaacacacccaagaccagctagctagctgtctctctagctgttacaGTAACTAAACAACAAACCCAAGACCAGCcagctagctgtctctctagctgttacagtaactaaacaacacacccaagaccagctagctagctgtctctctagctgttacaGTAACTAAACAACAACACACCCAAGACCAGCCggctagctgtctctctagctgttacaGTAACTAAACAACAACACACCCAAGACCAGCcagctagctgtctctctagctgttacaGTAACTAAACACACCCAAGACCAGCCAGCtggctgtctctctagctgttataGTAACTAAACACACCCAAGACCAGCcagctagctgtctctctagctgttacagtaactaaacaacacacccaagaccagctagctagctgtctctctagctgttacagtaactaaacaacacacccaagaccagccagctagctgtctctctagctgttacagtaactaaacaacacacccaagaccagctagctagctgtctctctagctgttagAGTAGCTAAACAACAACACACCCAAGACCAGCcagctagctgtctctctagctgttacagtaactaaacaacacacccaagaccagccagctagctgtctctctagctgttacaGTAGCTAAACATCACACCCAAGACCAGCcagctagctgtctctctagctgttacagtaactaaacacacccaagaccagccagctagctgtctctctagctgttacagtaactaaacacacccaagaccagccagctagctgtctctctagctgttacagtaactaaacacacccaagaccagccagctagctgtctctctagctgttacagtaactaaacaacacaccCAAGACcagctagctgtctctctagctgtcacAGTAACTAACAACACACCCAAGACCAGCCAGCTAGCTGTCTCTCTAACTGTTAcagtaactaaacaacacacccaagaccagccagctagctgtctctctagctgttacagtaactaaacacacctaagaccagccagctagctgtctctctagctgttacagtaactaaacacacccaagaccagccagctagctgtctctctagctgttacagtaactaaacaacacacacaagaccagccagctagctgtctctctagctgttacagtaactaaacacacccaagaccagctagctagctgtctctctagctgttacaGTAACTAAACAACAAACCCAAGACCAGCcagctagctgtctctctagctgttagAGTAGCTAAACAACAACACACCCAagaccagctagctagctgtctctctaactgttacagtaactaaacaacacaccCACGACCAGCCAGCTGGTAAGTTAGCATAGCGGCAGGCTAATGTTAGCCATCTAGCTGGTTCATTCGATATGCTCACCTTTTACAGAGAAGGAAGAAAACGACTCCTGTATCTAACTACCGGCTGTCACATTAATAACTGCGATATTATGATGTTAGTTTGTGTACCTAACTAACTCGTAGTTAGTCACAATGCTCGTTACAGTAGCAAGTTAGACAGCTAAAATCTCAGAAAATCTGTCAAATCCGTAGAATTGACGTGCGATTCTCAACAACGACAAGCCTCCGTAGTCTCGTTACATTTCTGAAATGTCAGTCACTTACCCTTCGATATAATAACAATATTGTGTCACAACGTTAGCCGGGGTTTAGTGTGGATAACGTTGTTATGTGCTAGACGACACTGCGGATTTCCATGTATGACAGTCGGCGATGGGACGTCCTCACATTATCTGGGTGTAGGAACCGACGCGGCCGACAGGGGGAGCAGCGCAATGCAAACAGACACAGCCGGAAGTAAAATATAACACCACATTTATTGGGCCCCGAAACAATTTCGCTTGTATGACCTCATTCCCTCCTCTTGTCTACTTGCTCCTTCCACTAGACGTAGACTAGTAGTCTGATGAAGGGAAAACGTGAAGGACTTGTGATATCTGATAGGTGTGGCAGCACTGTGTGCGTCTGTATGCGTACATTGATTGTGCAGGTTGTATCTGTTTGTGCCGATAGTACAGCCTCAgacactgtaaacacacacacacacactgcagctctGACAGTCTCTCGGTCACTCCCTGAGTAGTGAACTACACAGACTAGCGGAGCAACGATGGTTGGCAAATCATATCACATCACAGCCACCAGGATCAGTGTGCTTGGTTACTCTCTGCTCTGTGCTCCAGTTTGAAGGGTTTATATGTGTCTCCTTCTGTCTGCAGCTAAGACCAACCCAGGTGGGACTGTCGCTTGGCCAACCCTACCCAGTCTGTACCTCCAGTCCTGAGGTTCTGTACCTTATAGCACCTCAGTGTTCTGTAGGTTATAGTACCTCTGTGTTCTGTACCTTATAGTACCTCTGTGTTCTGTACCTTATAGTACCTTGTGTTCTGTACCTTATAGTACCTCTATGTTCTCTACCTTATAGTACAACTATGTTCTGTAGGTTATAGTACCTCTATGTTCTGTAGGTTATAGTACCTCTGTGTTCTGTACCTTATAGTACCTCTGTGTTCTGTAgctttgtgtttgtgtctctgtctgtgtttataGCTGACCTGTATACAGATAAAAGGCCACCCAGAACCTGAATCCTGCTTCACAAGAAAAACCTCACCTCTGTACTGCTTAAAAAGTACTtaacatctctgtctgtctggttggttggttggttggttggttggtttgtttgtttgtttgtttcctagaaacaagggtggctcaactttACCCCCCTCTCCCCTACAGGTGTGTAGGTGAATGGACAGAGCTACTAGCTTTGTAATTAAAGGTGAGTTTGTCTTACCTGTAGGTCTGTCATCGGCGAGGGAGATGTTGGTGAAACTCCCGTCCTCTTCTTCCAACTCTGCTTCCATGACCGGACTGGAGTTTTCCCTGATTCACCCTCgtagtttatttttctctctggtctctggtctctggtctctggactctggtctctggtctctggtctctggacTTTgactctggtctctggtctctggtctctggccTCTGgactctggtctctggtctctggacTCTGGACTCTGgactctggtctctggtctctggtctctggacTCTGGTCTCTGgactctggtctctggtctctggtctctagtctctagtctctggtctctggtctctagCCTAACCGTTCCATTCTCCCCGTCGGGCTGTTTTTCCCTCCTCACTcctgctttctttctctccttatcGTTTGACTCTTTTCTCACAGTCCCTCTTTTTAGACATTTGTTTTCTCAACCTGCTTTCTTCGTCTGTGTCACTCCGTTGCCTCTCCttcacccccgtctctctctctctctcgctctctctctctctcgctctctctctctctctctctcgctctgtctctctcgctctgtctctctctctctctgtctctctcgctctctctctctctctctctctctctctctctctctctctctctctctctctctcagcgccCCGCCCTCTAGGACACCTGTTCCCGTCAGGCGGCTGGCTCCCTCTCCTTCTGAATTATTTATGTTGTCACGGTTACCTGCCCAGAAAACCTTGGTTACTGGACAGGCGGCAGGTGACACTAGATTTGTCCTGGGAAGCAGTTGCTGATTGGCTAATAAAGGTTTCAAAGTTCAGGGAGGGTTATTTGTTGGTTGAAAAGAAACACAAAACACTCAAgtgccataaacacacacacacacacacacacacacacacacacacacacacacacacacacacctacctttcCCCATGCTCACTTGGTCACATATTAACTAGAGAAGGACATTAAGTACAGAGAGGTAAAGAGCCAGCAGACAGCTGCaccctctttctccactccttactctctctttctgtctttctccactccttactctctctttctccactccttactctctctttctccactccttactctctctttctccactccttactctctctttctccactccttactctctctttctccactccttactctctctctttctccactcctaactctctctttctccactccttactctctctcattctccactccttactctctctttctccactccttactctctctttctccactccttactctctctttctgtctttctacactccttactctctctttctgtctttctccactccttactctctctttctccactccttactctctctttctccactccttactctctctttctctctttctccactccttactctctctttctgtctttctccactccttactctctctttctccaccccttactctctctttctccaccccttactctctctttctctctttctccactccttactctctctttttgtctttctccactccttactctctctttctgtctttctatactccttactctctctttctccactccttactctctctttctgtctttctccactccttactctctctttctccactccttactctctctttctgtctttctccactccttactctctctttctccactccttactctctctttctgtctttctccactccttactctctctttctccactttgtgaacagagctccgggatcagcttgcttagggggctcttctccatgtTTATTTCTCAATAGGTGATGGGTTAGTTATGGAATATCTTGAGCTCTTATTTGGTACGGGGTAATTATTTCCACCTTTATACGTATATTGAGCATTATCtgaggccggttagctcagttggttagagcgtCGTGCTAATAACGCGAAGGTCGCGGGTTCGATACCCGTACTGGCCAGAAGTTTGTCTTTTTACTTTGATGTGTATGTCTACAGTGTCTCATAACTCTATTGATTGGGGTTTACAACTTGCATTTTAAATTAGTAGTATGAATTGTCGATTGTTCTGTTGTTTTGGAGTGACATTTAATTGTAGGAGTTTTCATTCGTTTTTTATTATACAAGGAacgaaggaggacagggacttcatggactaagagacagagagacagaatggtgaAGAAACAGATAGACGGGTCCATCAATCATTCGATTCATTcattatttacacacacacacacgcacactccaccccttactctctctttctgtctttctccactccttactctctctttctccactccttactctctctttctccactccttactctctctttctctactccttactctctctttctccactccttactctctctttctccactccttactctctctttctccactccttactctctttctcctctccttactctctctttctccactccttactctctctttctccactccttactctctctttctccactccttactctctctttctcctctccttactctctctttctccactccttactctctctttctccactccttactctctctctttctccactcctaactctctctttctccactccttactctctctcattctccactccttactctctctttctccactccttactctctctttctccactccttactctctctttctgtctttctacactccttactctctctttctgtctttctccactccttactctctctttctccactccttactctctctttctccactccttactctctctttctctctttctccactccttactctctctttctgtctttctccactccttactctctctttctccaccccttactctctctttctccaccccttactctctctttctctctttctccactccttactctctctttttgtctttctccactccttactctctctttctgtctttctatactccttactctctctttctccactccttactctctctttctgtctttctccactccttactctctctttctccactccttactctctctttctgtctttctccactccttactctctctttctccactccttactctctctttctgtctttctccactccttactctctctttctccactttgtgaacagagctccgggatcagcttgcttagggggctcttctccatgtTTATTTCTCAATAGGTGATGGGTTAGTTATGGAATATCTTGAGCTCTTATTTGGTACGGGGTAATTATTTCCACCTTTATACGTATATTGAGCATTATCtgaggccggttagctcagttggttagagcgtCGTGCTAATAACGCGAAGGTCGCGGGTTCGATACCCGTACTGGCCAGAAGTTTGTCTTTTTACTTTGATGTGTATGTCagttctccactccttactctctctttctgtctttctccactccttactctctctttctgtctttctccactccttactctctctttctccactccttactctctctttctccactccttactctctctttctgtctttctctactccttactctctctttctccactccttactctctctttctgtctttctccactccttactttctccactccttactctctctttctgtctttctccactccttactctctctttctccactccttactctctctttctcctctccttactctctctttctgtctttctctactccttactctctctttctccactccttactctgtctttctgtctttctccactcattactctctctttctccactccttactctctctttctgtctttctctactccttactccctctttctccactccttactttctctttctccaccccttactctctctttctctctttctccactccttactctctctttttgtctttctccactccttactctctctttctgtctttctatactccttactctctctttctccactccttactctctctttctgtctttctccactccttactctctctttctccactccttactctctctttctccactccttactctctctttctgtctttctccactccttactctctctttctccactccttactctctctttctgtctttctccactccttactctctctttctcaactttgtgaacagagctccgggatcagcttgcttagggggctcttctccatgtTTATTTCTCAATAGGTGATGGGTTAGTTATGGAATATCTTGAGCTCTTATTTGGTACGGGGTAATTATTTCCACCTTTATACGTATATTGAGCATTATCtgaggccggttagctcagttggttagagcgtCGTGCTAATAACGCGAAGGTCGCGGGTTCGATACCCGTACTGGCCAGAAGTTTGTCTTTTTACTTTGATGTGTATGTCTACAGTGTCTCATAACTCTATTGATTGGGGTTTACAACTTGCATTTTAAATTAGTAGTATGAATTGTCGATTGTTCTGTTGTTTTGGAGTGACATTTAATTGTAGGAGTTTTCATTCGTTTTTTATTATACAAGGAacgaaggaggacagggacttcatggactaagagacagagagacagaatggtgaAGAAACAGATAGACGGGTCCATCAATCATTCGATTCATTcattatttacacacacacacactccaccccttactctctctttctgtctttctccactccttactctctctttctccactccttactctctatttctccactccttactctctctttctccactccttactctctctttctccactccttactttctctttctccactccttactctctctttctgtctttctccactccttactctctctttctccactccttactctctctttctcctctccttactctctctttctgtctttctctactccttactctctctttctccactccttactctctctttctgtctttctccactccttactctctctttctccactccttactctctctttctgtctttctccactccttactctctctttctccaccccttactctctctttctccaccccttactctctctttctctctttctccactccttactctctctttttgtctttctccactccttactctctctttctgtctttctatactccttactctctctttctccactccttactctctctttctgtctttctccactccttactctctctttctccactccttactctctctttctccactccttactctctctttctgtctttctccactccttactctctctttctccactccttactctctctttctgtctttctccactccttactctctctttctccactttgtgaacagagctccgggatcagcttgcttagggggctcttctccatgtTTATTTCTCAATAGGTGATGGGTTAGTTATGGAATATCTTGAGCTCTTATTTGGTACGGGGTAATTATTTCCACCTTTATACGTATATTGAGCATTATCtgaggccggttagctcagttggttagagcgtCGTGCTAATAACGCGAAGGTCGCGGGTTTGATACCCGTACTGGCCAGAAGTTTGTCTTTTTACTTTGATGTGTATGTCTACAGTGTCTCATAACTCTATTGATTGGGGTTTACAACTTGCATTTTAAATTAGTAGTATGAATTGTCgattgttctgttgttgtggagTGACATTTAATTGTAGGAGTTTTCATTCGTTTTTTATTATACAAGGAacgaaggaggacagggacttcatggactaagagacagagaga is a window from the Oncorhynchus mykiss isolate Arlee unplaced genomic scaffold, USDA_OmykA_1.1 un_scaffold_85, whole genome shotgun sequence genome containing:
- the LOC110511394 gene encoding short coiled-coil protein B isoform X1, which encodes MEAELEEEDGSFTNISLADDRPTGDRGTAVLLTKQDNEDFTMNCHMDGDMENQVEMEEKTRLINQVLELQHTLEDLSARVDAVKEENLKLKSENQVLGQYIENLMSASSVFQTTDNKSKRK
- the LOC110511394 gene encoding short coiled-coil protein B isoform X2, whose product is MEAELEEEDGSFTNISLADDRPTGDRGTAVLLTKQDNEDFTMNCHMDDMENQVEMEEKTRLINQVLELQHTLEDLSARVDAVKEENLKLKSENQVLGQYIENLMSASSVFQTTDNKSKRK